A single window of Syntrophotalea acetylenica DNA harbors:
- a CDS encoding aldehyde ferredoxin oxidoreductase family protein, with translation MNKVIRVDMSQLTVSVEPVPTRWAGLGGRGLTSTIVAEEVPPGCHPLGPNNKLVFAPGLLSGTPAAQSGRLSAGAKSPLTGTIKESNAGGTAAQQLARLGIKALIVEGLPAGDTWYRLHVTQQGVSIESAAELTGKQNFAVIDKMIDTYGPKIGVMSIGVPGELRMCAANISVKDPDQKIRSHGRGGLGAVMGAKRIKCITIDDAGAGKVPIANPDKFREAAKIFAKSLLDHPVSGEGLPTYGTNILINILNEAGGLPTKNFRYGQCAHHEKICGETMHDTIVARGGKHKHGCHAGCIIQCSQVYVDKAGGYITSGFEYETIWGLGANAMIEDLDDIAICDHLMDDIGIDSIEGAVLLSAAMEAGIIAWGDGKECQRVLREEIGKGTPLGRILGNGTASVGKVYGLVRVPVVKNQGIPAYDPRAVKGIGVTYATSTMGADHTAGYTIATNILKVGGYVDPLKKDGQVDLSRNLQIATAAVDSTGMCVFIAFPALDIPESFTALIDLINAAYDLSLTADDVTELGKNILKLEHDFNIAAGFGPADDRLPEFFSYEAIPPHNAVWDFSDEELDAFWDF, from the coding sequence ATGAACAAGGTTATTCGTGTCGACATGTCGCAGTTGACGGTCAGTGTTGAGCCGGTCCCGACACGATGGGCGGGTCTTGGAGGCCGTGGCCTGACCTCGACCATCGTTGCCGAGGAAGTCCCTCCCGGGTGTCATCCTCTCGGGCCCAACAATAAACTGGTGTTTGCGCCGGGGCTGTTGTCCGGGACTCCGGCAGCCCAGTCCGGCCGGCTTTCGGCGGGCGCCAAAAGCCCCCTTACCGGTACCATCAAGGAAAGTAATGCCGGTGGAACAGCGGCACAGCAGTTGGCTCGCCTCGGGATCAAGGCCCTTATTGTCGAAGGCTTGCCAGCCGGGGACACATGGTATCGCCTGCATGTGACGCAGCAGGGCGTCTCCATTGAATCCGCCGCCGAACTGACGGGCAAGCAGAATTTTGCCGTTATCGATAAGATGATCGATACTTACGGCCCCAAGATAGGGGTGATGTCCATCGGTGTGCCCGGGGAGTTGCGTATGTGTGCCGCCAATATTTCCGTGAAGGATCCCGATCAGAAAATCCGCAGCCATGGCCGCGGGGGGCTGGGCGCGGTGATGGGGGCCAAAAGGATCAAATGCATTACGATCGATGATGCCGGGGCCGGCAAGGTGCCCATCGCGAATCCCGACAAGTTCCGCGAGGCGGCCAAGATTTTCGCCAAGTCACTGCTCGATCATCCGGTCAGTGGCGAGGGGTTGCCCACTTACGGCACCAATATCCTCATCAATATTCTCAACGAAGCCGGTGGCTTGCCCACCAAAAATTTTCGCTACGGACAATGCGCTCACCACGAAAAGATCTGCGGTGAAACCATGCACGACACCATTGTTGCCCGGGGTGGCAAGCATAAGCATGGTTGTCATGCAGGCTGCATTATTCAATGCTCTCAGGTTTATGTGGACAAGGCGGGAGGGTACATCACCTCCGGGTTTGAATATGAAACGATCTGGGGACTTGGCGCCAATGCCATGATCGAGGATCTTGACGATATCGCGATCTGCGATCATCTTATGGACGATATCGGCATTGATTCCATCGAAGGAGCCGTGCTGCTGTCCGCTGCCATGGAGGCGGGCATCATTGCCTGGGGGGATGGCAAGGAGTGCCAGCGTGTGTTGCGGGAAGAGATAGGCAAGGGGACACCCTTGGGGCGGATTCTTGGCAACGGGACCGCATCGGTGGGCAAGGTCTATGGTCTGGTGCGGGTACCCGTGGTAAAAAATCAGGGTATTCCGGCCTACGATCCGCGAGCCGTCAAAGGTATCGGCGTAACCTATGCCACCTCCACCATGGGGGCCGATCATACCGCAGGCTATACCATCGCCACCAACATCCTCAAGGTTGGCGGCTATGTCGATCCGCTGAAGAAGGACGGACAGGTCGATCTGTCCCGCAACCTGCAGATTGCAACCGCTGCCGTGGACAGTACCGGCATGTGCGTGTTTATTGCTTTCCCGGCTCTGGATATCCCCGAGTCTTTTACCGCGCTCATCGATCTCATCAATGCCGCCTATGATCTGAGCCTGACGGCCGATGACGTCACCGAGTTGGGAAAAAACATTCTCAAGCTGGAACACGACTTCAACATTGCCGCCGGGTTTGGTCCCGCCGATGACCGCCTGCCGGAATTTTTTTCCTATGAAGCGATTCCTCCGCACAACGCTGTTTGGGATTTTTCCGATGAGGAGCTCGACGCATTCTGGGATTTCTGA
- the mdh gene encoding iron-dependent methanol dehydrogenase, whose protein sequence is MPVVNLAETTFGFFIPSVTLMGPGCAKEVGPKAKELGAKKALIITDAGLHKMGVSEKIAGYLKEAGVDVAIFPGAEPNPTDQNVAAGLKAFKDNGCDFLVSLGGGSSHDCAKGVGLVAAGGGNIRDYEGVNKSSVPLTPLISINTTAGTASEMTRFCIITNTDTHVKMAIVDWRVTPIVAIDDPILMLGKPPALTAATGMDALTHAVEAYVSTIATPITDAVAEKAIRLIAQWLRPAVALGSNIAARDAMCYAQYMAGMAFNNASLGHVHAMAHQLGGFYNLPHGVCNAILLPAVCDFNLIACPDRYADIARFMGVPTEGLSITEAAAAGIEAIRELSASIGIPSGLAELNVKEADLKTMAENAMKDACGLTNPRKATLDQIIGIYKAAM, encoded by the coding sequence ATGCCCGTTGTAAATCTCGCAGAAACTACTTTCGGCTTCTTCATTCCTAGCGTTACCCTGATGGGCCCTGGTTGTGCCAAGGAAGTCGGCCCCAAGGCGAAAGAGCTGGGCGCTAAAAAAGCGTTGATCATCACCGACGCCGGTCTCCATAAAATGGGCGTGTCCGAAAAAATCGCCGGTTATCTGAAAGAAGCTGGCGTCGATGTAGCTATTTTCCCTGGTGCCGAACCCAACCCGACCGACCAAAACGTCGCCGCTGGCTTGAAGGCATTCAAGGACAACGGTTGTGACTTCCTCGTTTCTCTGGGTGGCGGTTCTTCCCATGACTGCGCCAAAGGCGTCGGCCTGGTTGCCGCTGGCGGCGGCAACATCCGCGATTACGAGGGCGTAAACAAGAGCTCCGTGCCTCTGACTCCCCTGATCTCCATCAACACCACCGCGGGTACCGCTTCTGAAATGACCCGCTTCTGCATCATCACCAATACCGATACCCATGTCAAAATGGCTATCGTTGACTGGCGTGTAACCCCGATCGTGGCGATCGACGATCCCATCCTGATGCTGGGCAAGCCCCCCGCACTGACCGCCGCTACCGGTATGGACGCCCTGACCCACGCCGTGGAAGCCTATGTCTCCACCATCGCCACCCCGATCACCGACGCCGTTGCTGAAAAAGCCATCCGTCTGATCGCCCAGTGGCTGCGTCCCGCCGTTGCACTCGGCTCCAACATCGCTGCTCGCGACGCCATGTGCTATGCACAATACATGGCCGGCATGGCCTTCAACAACGCTTCTCTGGGTCACGTACATGCCATGGCTCACCAGCTGGGCGGCTTCTACAATCTGCCCCACGGCGTCTGCAACGCCATCCTGCTGCCGGCCGTCTGCGACTTCAACCTGATCGCCTGCCCGGATCGCTACGCTGACATCGCCCGTTTCATGGGCGTGCCGACCGAAGGCCTGAGCATTACCGAAGCAGCCGCTGCCGGTATCGAAGCCATCCGCGAACTGTCCGCTTCCATCGGCATCCCGTCCGGCTTGGCCGAACTGAATGTTAAAGAAGCAGACCTCAAGACCATGGCCGAAAACGCCATGAAAGACGCTTGCGGACTTACCAACCCCCGTAAAGCTACCCTGGATCAAATCATCGGCATCTACAAAGCTGCCATGTAA
- the glp gene encoding gephyrin-like molybdotransferase Glp has product MPSFYEARKLILDSVPLLGRERVLITDAVGRVLSEDLTATWDMPRWTNSAMDGYAVRSQDCQQAGRLQVIDFVAAGGASEKIVTAGTAIKIMTGAPLPQGADAIIPVEETTLDGADILVHEKVKPGAHVRPRGEDVKMGECIVPRGTLLRPAEIGMLASYGKAFVSVYRKPRVAVLSTGDELVEIGDTLAEDRIINSNSLALAAALKEIGAEPMMLGIAADNRVSHMEKISEGLKADALITSAGVSTGDRDFVRAILDELGAKTLFCKVDIKPGRPTTFALKNDKPVFSLPGNPVSTMITFEELVKPALLKMMGHARVIKQEFEAVLETGLSKKRLGVLNFQRVKITVRDGRYFASCAGDQNTGILKTMVRADALALLPEHKDSFNVGDVVKVHMLSPHIAMEAF; this is encoded by the coding sequence ATGCCGAGCTTTTATGAAGCCAGGAAACTTATTCTTGACAGCGTTCCCCTCCTTGGCCGGGAGAGGGTCTTGATCACCGATGCTGTCGGCCGCGTTCTGTCCGAAGACCTCACCGCGACCTGGGATATGCCGCGATGGACCAATTCGGCCATGGACGGTTATGCCGTGCGCAGTCAGGACTGCCAGCAAGCCGGCCGCCTTCAGGTCATCGACTTTGTCGCCGCAGGAGGCGCTTCGGAAAAAATCGTCACAGCCGGCACCGCCATCAAAATCATGACCGGCGCGCCGTTGCCCCAGGGAGCCGATGCTATCATTCCCGTCGAGGAAACCACCCTGGATGGGGCGGATATCCTGGTTCATGAAAAGGTGAAACCCGGCGCCCACGTCCGACCCCGTGGCGAAGATGTCAAGATGGGAGAATGTATCGTTCCGCGCGGAACACTGCTGCGCCCTGCTGAAATCGGCATGCTGGCTTCCTACGGAAAAGCCTTCGTATCCGTGTATCGCAAACCCCGCGTCGCTGTTTTGTCCACGGGGGACGAACTGGTGGAAATTGGCGATACGCTCGCCGAGGACCGGATCATCAACAGCAATTCCCTGGCGCTGGCAGCAGCCCTCAAGGAAATCGGCGCCGAACCGATGATGCTCGGCATCGCGGCGGACAACCGTGTCAGCCACATGGAAAAAATCAGCGAAGGGCTCAAGGCCGACGCGCTGATCACGTCCGCGGGGGTCTCGACAGGCGACCGGGACTTCGTGCGCGCCATACTGGACGAACTTGGGGCGAAAACCCTGTTCTGCAAAGTCGACATAAAGCCCGGAAGGCCGACCACCTTTGCCTTGAAAAATGACAAGCCGGTATTTTCCCTGCCTGGCAACCCGGTGTCGACCATGATCACCTTTGAAGAGCTGGTCAAGCCGGCGCTGCTGAAAATGATGGGGCATGCGCGGGTCATCAAGCAGGAATTTGAAGCGGTTCTGGAAACCGGTCTGAGCAAAAAACGGCTTGGCGTGCTCAACTTTCAGCGGGTGAAAATTACCGTTCGCGATGGCAGATACTTTGCCAGCTGCGCCGGCGACCAGAATACCGGGATACTCAAAACCATGGTGCGTGCCGATGCTCTGGCCCTGCTGCCGGAGCACAAGGATTCCTTTAATGTAGGCGATGTCGTCAAGGTCCACATGCTGAGTCCCCATATCGCCATGGAAGCGTTCTGA
- a CDS encoding iron-containing alcohol dehydrogenase — protein sequence MSIRKFVTPEIIFGQGALSQIGDSAARSGASKVFVVTDQGLIEAGWVDKALHYLRTAGLEYEIFSSITSNPKDFEVAEGVTHYLRSRCDALVAVGGGSPADTAKAIAMLATNGGELQDYEGVNRIRHPLPPMVIVPSTAGTGSEVSQFAIIVDHQRRLKMSIISKSLIPDIAIIDPDLLNTKPPRLAAATGIDALSHAIESYVSLAATPLTDIHALNAIRLIFGNLKRSVFDRHDAEANNNMAMASLNAGIAFSNAILGAGHAMTHQIDGLLDTHHGETNATLLPHVMQFNLPECRQKFTQIARQIEASATDQDRCEDLSEQAIEAVRRLTRDIGLHKSLADVGLKKESIKTLSQNALNDACLVTNPRNATAEDIEQLFLKAF from the coding sequence GTGAGCATTCGGAAATTCGTCACGCCGGAAATCATTTTCGGGCAGGGGGCACTCAGCCAGATCGGAGATAGTGCCGCGCGCAGTGGTGCGTCCAAGGTCTTCGTCGTCACGGACCAGGGGCTTATCGAAGCCGGCTGGGTCGACAAGGCGCTGCACTATCTGCGCACCGCCGGGCTGGAATACGAAATTTTTTCCTCCATCACATCCAATCCCAAGGACTTTGAAGTCGCCGAAGGGGTCACCCACTACCTGCGGTCCCGGTGCGATGCGCTGGTGGCCGTGGGAGGCGGCAGCCCGGCGGATACCGCCAAGGCTATCGCCATGCTGGCGACCAATGGCGGCGAGTTGCAGGATTACGAAGGAGTGAACCGAATCCGCCATCCGCTGCCGCCCATGGTGATTGTGCCAAGCACCGCGGGTACCGGTTCGGAAGTCAGCCAGTTCGCCATCATCGTTGACCACCAGCGCCGATTGAAGATGTCGATCATTTCCAAGTCACTGATTCCCGACATTGCCATCATCGACCCGGATCTGCTCAACACCAAACCCCCCAGGCTCGCCGCGGCCACCGGCATCGATGCCCTGTCCCATGCTATTGAATCCTATGTTTCACTGGCCGCGACCCCGTTGACCGACATTCACGCCCTCAATGCCATCCGCTTGATCTTCGGCAACCTCAAACGTTCGGTGTTCGACCGCCATGACGCCGAGGCAAACAACAACATGGCCATGGCCAGCCTCAATGCCGGCATAGCCTTTTCGAATGCAATCCTGGGCGCCGGGCATGCCATGACGCACCAGATCGACGGCCTTTTGGACACCCATCACGGCGAGACCAATGCCACTTTGCTGCCCCATGTCATGCAGTTCAATCTTCCCGAATGCCGCCAGAAGTTTACGCAAATAGCCCGACAGATCGAGGCTTCCGCAACGGATCAGGATCGATGCGAGGATCTCTCGGAACAGGCCATCGAAGCGGTGCGCAGGCTGACAAGGGACATCGGCCTGCACAAAAGCCTGGCCGATGTCGGCCTGAAAAAGGAAAGCATCAAAACCCTGAGCCAGAACGCCCTTAACGATGCCTGTCTGGTGACCAATCCCCGCAACGCGACCGCCGAGGATATCGAACAGTTGTTTCTCAAGGCTTTTTAG
- a CDS encoding sensor histidine kinase has translation MLDKKSLIENLTGVNSSKLNYYVELKKRNAEILKQNSRLEILHQLSRDINLEMSTEDMIERAYRQLHRALPCDFLALALLRGDDLSMRAVIPLKPRRLPVIPAGSFVWDAMRTGKVRMYEPAQTADPFFRVYPELARDLRCMAIAPLFMRTAIQGLLLVGSTQKNAYAKEELGFLQHLADHLTISIQNARLYKEVSRAQQGWEATFKAVTDPILLLDPDYNILLDNGRQMPEMVSDQAGARGMKCYARLYGRDVPCEGCPMETLKKDPKPVFKRLETDSGLVLDLFYYPVLDENRRLTAITHIIKDVTQKTNMEAKLMHSARLAAIGEMAAGVAHELNSPMTVIIGTAQLIHREFENHREIREPLEDIVNCGLRCKRIIQNLLTFSRQDHLPMAETDINEEIERVLHLIYYQIDRNQISVCKNLDPNLPFTKANGRQIQQVLTNLLINARDALAGVDREKIIEVTSRCECNSNGQWIIISVKDNGIGIPAKNLQRVFTPFYTSKEESKGTGLGLSVSLGIAEAHGGSLEVESTCGQGSCFSLRLPVKKGPAYDLNI, from the coding sequence ATGCTCGATAAAAAATCGCTTATTGAGAATCTGACGGGGGTCAACTCCTCGAAGCTGAATTATTACGTCGAACTCAAAAAGCGAAATGCGGAAATCCTCAAACAAAACAGCAGACTTGAAATCCTCCATCAACTTTCCAGGGACATCAACCTTGAGATGTCCACCGAAGATATGATCGAGAGGGCCTACCGGCAATTGCACCGCGCCTTGCCCTGCGACTTCCTGGCCCTGGCGCTGCTGCGGGGAGACGATCTCAGCATGCGCGCCGTGATCCCCCTGAAGCCGCGACGGCTGCCGGTTATCCCTGCCGGTTCCTTTGTCTGGGATGCGATGCGCACTGGTAAGGTGCGCATGTACGAGCCGGCACAGACCGCCGATCCATTTTTCAGGGTCTATCCGGAGCTGGCCAGGGATCTGCGCTGCATGGCCATCGCACCTCTGTTCATGCGCACCGCCATTCAGGGGCTTCTGCTGGTCGGGAGCACCCAGAAAAATGCCTATGCCAAAGAAGAGCTCGGGTTTCTGCAACACCTTGCGGACCACCTGACCATCAGCATCCAGAATGCCCGCCTCTACAAGGAGGTATCCCGGGCGCAGCAGGGCTGGGAAGCCACTTTCAAGGCCGTCACCGACCCGATTCTGTTGCTGGACCCGGACTACAATATTTTGCTCGACAACGGCCGGCAAATGCCTGAAATGGTTTCGGATCAGGCGGGCGCCAGAGGAATGAAGTGCTATGCGCGTCTTTACGGCCGTGACGTCCCCTGCGAGGGATGCCCCATGGAAACGCTCAAGAAGGATCCCAAACCGGTTTTCAAGCGGCTGGAAACCGATTCCGGCCTGGTCCTCGACCTCTTCTATTATCCGGTCCTGGATGAAAACCGACGCCTCACCGCCATTACCCACATCATCAAGGATGTCACGCAAAAAACCAACATGGAGGCCAAGCTCATGCATTCGGCACGACTTGCCGCCATCGGCGAAATGGCTGCCGGCGTCGCGCATGAACTCAACAGTCCCATGACCGTGATCATCGGTACCGCGCAGCTGATTCATCGCGAGTTTGAAAATCACCGGGAAATCCGCGAACCGCTGGAAGACATCGTCAACTGCGGCCTGCGCTGCAAGCGTATTATTCAGAATCTGCTGACTTTTTCCCGCCAGGACCACCTGCCCATGGCGGAAACGGACATCAACGAGGAAATCGAACGCGTCCTGCACCTCATCTATTATCAGATCGATCGCAATCAGATCAGCGTCTGCAAAAACCTTGATCCCAATCTGCCCTTTACCAAGGCTAACGGGCGTCAGATTCAGCAGGTTCTGACCAATCTTCTCATCAATGCCAGGGATGCCCTGGCTGGCGTCGACCGTGAAAAGATCATCGAAGTGACATCACGCTGTGAATGCAATAGCAATGGACAGTGGATCATTATTTCTGTAAAAGACAACGGCATAGGGATCCCGGCGAAAAACCTGCAGCGGGTGTTCACGCCCTTTTATACCAGCAAGGAAGAATCCAAAGGAACCGGGCTGGGGCTGTCCGTCAGCCTGGGCATTGCCGAAGCACACGGAGGCTCTCTGGAAGTGGAAAGCACCTGCGGCCAGGGCAGCTGTTTTTCACTGCGCCTGCCGGTCAAAAAAGGTCCGGCTTACGATTTGAATATCTAA
- a CDS encoding sigma-54-dependent transcriptional regulator, producing MSKVSVLIIDDEESVCTFFRRLLQRKGYRTVTAVNEEEALRALDCGTYNVAMVDLKLPDTDGLTLLKHIKARQPACEVIIMTGFSTIKTAVQAMQLGAYEYLEKPFEDIKLIERLIEKATAVSCQGPREEEEEWSELAKSTGFLVGNCPDMRHLVSLAYKIAPKDISVLIQGETGTGKEVLARFIHTASARSDQMFIPINCGALSDNLLESELFGHERGSFTGAGNMRRGIFEMANKGTLFLDEIGEASLAIQVKLLRVLETGEFMRLGGEKQIHCDVRVISASNVDLEEAMLRREFREDLFYRLNVVKLVIPPLRSRAQDIPMLARYFVKQFNPTLTLSEEILDLLCQYDWPGNIRELSNTLRQAVALCDGKVILPEHFSGKLTASKPRSAAQNGQQAMTAAPACEVSSHQAQPPMERFWEHYGTPEALSQLSDGELTQLLNSLRGLEANLYAVMRQKGLSSSGSEALRDSEAASIKRTLLQHRWNITEAARSLGIARNTLHRKIKKYGLQNQ from the coding sequence TTGTCAAAGGTAAGTGTCCTGATCATCGATGACGAGGAATCTGTCTGTACATTTTTCCGGCGTCTGCTGCAAAGAAAAGGATATCGGACCGTTACCGCGGTCAATGAAGAGGAAGCGCTGCGGGCTCTGGACTGCGGCACCTACAACGTGGCCATGGTAGACCTGAAGCTGCCAGACACCGACGGCCTGACCCTGTTGAAACATATCAAGGCGCGGCAGCCTGCCTGCGAGGTCATTATCATGACCGGCTTCAGCACCATCAAAACCGCAGTGCAGGCCATGCAACTGGGCGCTTACGAATATCTGGAAAAACCCTTTGAAGACATCAAGCTTATCGAAAGGCTGATCGAAAAAGCCACCGCGGTCAGCTGCCAGGGCCCCAGGGAAGAAGAGGAGGAATGGAGTGAGCTGGCCAAATCGACCGGATTCCTGGTCGGCAACTGCCCCGATATGCGGCATCTCGTCTCCCTGGCCTACAAAATTGCGCCGAAAGACATCAGCGTCCTGATTCAGGGTGAAACCGGCACCGGCAAGGAAGTGCTGGCACGATTCATTCATACGGCTTCGGCCCGCTCCGATCAGATGTTTATCCCCATCAACTGCGGGGCCCTGTCGGACAACCTGCTGGAAAGCGAACTTTTCGGCCACGAACGCGGGTCCTTCACCGGCGCCGGCAACATGCGCCGTGGCATTTTTGAGATGGCCAACAAGGGAACCCTGTTTCTCGATGAAATCGGCGAGGCCAGCCTGGCCATTCAGGTCAAGTTGCTGCGCGTGCTGGAAACAGGGGAATTCATGCGCCTGGGCGGGGAAAAGCAGATCCATTGCGACGTTCGGGTGATTTCAGCGTCCAACGTCGACCTGGAAGAGGCCATGCTGCGGCGGGAGTTTCGCGAAGACCTTTTTTACCGTCTCAACGTGGTCAAGTTGGTCATCCCGCCATTGCGTTCCCGGGCGCAGGACATTCCAATGCTGGCCAGATATTTCGTCAAGCAGTTCAACCCGACCCTCACCCTCTCGGAGGAAATCCTCGATTTGCTGTGCCAGTACGACTGGCCGGGCAATATCCGCGAACTTTCCAACACGCTGCGCCAGGCGGTAGCGTTGTGCGACGGCAAGGTCATTCTTCCCGAACATTTTTCCGGCAAGCTGACCGCCAGCAAACCGCGTTCGGCCGCGCAAAACGGGCAACAGGCCATGACCGCCGCACCCGCCTGCGAAGTCTCGTCGCACCAAGCCCAACCGCCGATGGAAAGATTCTGGGAACATTACGGCACTCCGGAGGCATTGTCCCAGCTTTCAGACGGCGAATTGACCCAGTTGCTGAATTCCCTGCGGGGGCTCGAAGCCAACCTGTATGCCGTCATGCGTCAGAAAGGGCTTTCCTCATCTGGTAGCGAGGCATTGCGGGACTCGGAGGCTGCCTCCATCAAACGCACCCTGTTGCAGCATCGCTGGAACATCACCGAAGCTGCCCGCTCCCTTGGTATCGCCCGCAACACCCTGCATCGCAAGATCAAGAAATACGGGTTGCAAAATCAGTAA
- the rsxE gene encoding electron transport complex subunit RsxE yields MSHADVFVRGIWSNNAVFKLVLGMCPTLAVTTTAGNGLGMGLATTFVLLCSNAAVSALRHLIPSKIRIPCFIVVIATFVSIVQLLMEAYVFALYQALGIFIPLIVVNCLILGRAEAFACRRRVWEAAADGAGMGLGFTLALVLLGAGRELLGSGSLFGLGVPGLQQALPPVLLLVLPPGAFLALGFLLAAINGCRNRRMPPGKP; encoded by the coding sequence ATGAGCCATGCGGATGTTTTCGTCAGGGGGATTTGGAGCAACAACGCGGTTTTCAAACTGGTGCTCGGCATGTGCCCGACCCTTGCAGTTACCACCACCGCCGGCAATGGTCTGGGGATGGGCCTGGCCACCACGTTTGTGCTGTTGTGTTCCAATGCAGCGGTATCGGCGCTGCGCCACCTTATTCCCTCCAAAATCCGCATACCCTGTTTTATCGTCGTCATCGCAACGTTTGTCTCCATTGTACAGTTGCTCATGGAGGCTTATGTGTTCGCGCTGTATCAGGCCTTGGGCATTTTCATTCCGCTGATCGTGGTCAATTGCCTGATCCTCGGTCGCGCGGAGGCCTTTGCCTGTCGCCGCCGGGTGTGGGAAGCCGCGGCCGATGGTGCCGGCATGGGGCTGGGATTCACCCTGGCCCTGGTCTTGCTCGGAGCGGGGAGGGAGCTGTTGGGCAGCGGCAGCCTGTTTGGTTTGGGCGTTCCGGGCCTGCAGCAGGCGCTGCCACCGGTGTTGTTGCTGGTGCTCCCGCCCGGTGCTTTTCTGGCACTGGGGTTCCTGCTTGCGGCGATCAATGGTTGCAGAAACCGCAGGATGCCTCCAGGTAAACCTTGA
- a CDS encoding RnfABCDGE type electron transport complex subunit G: MKESLRYVVVLTLITSLSGLLLGVTERCTREPIEKQQAGQQLAALRAVLPPVDNAPDEDSVTLADGSARRTVYYRGRRQGRIVGVAFRVTSDKGYAGPIAIMIGVAPDGTLTGLEILQQNETPGLGNRIVASEFRDLFVGKGLNGYRWRVRKDGGDFDQISGATISSRAVVEGVAEGLERFRRHAGVILADSGERP; encoded by the coding sequence ATGAAGGAGAGTTTGCGCTACGTGGTGGTTCTGACGCTGATTACTTCCCTGTCCGGCCTGTTGCTGGGAGTGACCGAACGCTGTACCCGCGAACCGATCGAAAAACAGCAGGCCGGTCAGCAGCTGGCCGCCCTGCGAGCGGTGCTGCCGCCGGTGGATAACGCTCCGGATGAGGATTCGGTGACGCTTGCCGATGGATCGGCGCGGCGCACCGTCTATTATCGCGGGCGCCGCCAGGGGCGTATTGTCGGAGTTGCGTTCAGAGTGACATCGGATAAGGGATATGCCGGGCCCATCGCCATCATGATTGGCGTTGCGCCGGACGGAACCCTCACCGGGCTGGAAATTCTGCAGCAGAACGAGACGCCGGGATTGGGAAACCGCATTGTTGCGTCGGAATTTCGGGATCTTTTTGTCGGCAAGGGATTGAACGGTTATCGCTGGCGGGTACGCAAGGATGGTGGCGATTTCGATCAGATCAGCGGCGCCACAATTTCCTCGCGGGCCGTGGTGGAAGGGGTTGCCGAGGGGCTGGAGCGGTTTCGTCGCCATGCCGGAGTCATTCTCGCGGATAGCGGAGAGCGGCCATGA